Within Sphingobium sp. KCTC 72723, the genomic segment GGGATCGACCGGCTGCAAATCCACCTTGCCCGCAAATTCGGCCAGCAGCGCGTCGCGCCGCCCCTCATCCCCCGCCCGCCCGATATGCAGCGTGCGGCGCGGCGACAGGAAACTGCCATGGTGGAAATCCGGGTCCGGCGCGCTCAGCAACGGTCCCGACGCGCTCGTCAGCGGCTGGACGATCGCCCCGCCATAGCTTTCCTCCCAGAAAGCGACCGACCGCCCGGTGGCATGATAGCCCGCGCGATCCTCCATCTCCAAAATCACGACGCGCGCATGGGCGGCCAGCTCCGCACCCAGGCTGGCCCCTGCGATGCCGCCGCCGACAATGACGATATCGGGGTAACTCAACCGGCAACCTCATCCAGAAAAGCGTCGATCCGGCGCAGCGCGTCCAGCCGCACGCCGTCCGTCTCGCGCAATATTTCATGCGCTGCCTCGCGCCCATAGACGTGCAACCGGGCATTGGGAATATGCGCGGCGATCCGCCGGATTGCGGGCGTCGATACCAGTTGATCCGCGCGCGTCGCCAATATCAGCACCGGCACCGCAATCCGCGCGACCGCCGCCTCGCCCAACGCCTGCGTCGAATCGAGCGCTTGGCGCACCCAGTTCCAGCTTGGCGGACCCAGCGCGATGTCGCGGCTATGGTCGCGCCACCATAATTCGTCGGCATAACGGTCCGGGTCATGCGTCAATCGCTTTTGCCGCATCCGCCGCTGCCGCTCCGAATCCTTCTTCTGCGTCCATGCCTGCCGCGCGCCCCGGCCCAGCCGCACCATCATGCGCGCCACCAGCACTGCCAGCCATCGCGGCAACGGCGCGCTATGCAGGCCCAGCATCGGCGCAACCGCCACGGCGGCATCGGGCGGCGGCATTCCTTCGGCCAGCGCGCGCAGCAACATATGCCCGCCCATGCTGTGGCCCAGCATCGCCGTCGGTCCGCTTCCCTGCCCGCGCCACTCCGCCGCCAGCGCGTTCAGGTCCGCGATCCAGTCGGCAAAATCGCCGATATGGCCGGTCATCGGGTCATCGGTCAGCCGCCCCGATCCGCCCTGCCCGCGCCAGTCGAACGTCGTGACCGCCCATCCCCGCGCCGCCCAATGGTGCATCACCTCCAGATATTTTTCGATCATGTCGCCGCGCCCGCCCAGCAGCAACATCCGCCCGCGCGTCCCATCCCCCAACATGTAGCGGCGAATCGGCCAGCCATCGGGCGCGGTCCAATAGTCCATCCGACCGCCCATCGGCCAGGCGCGCCGATCCAGCATCGGCATATCGGAGGCAAAGTCAGGGGAAAGGGGCGAATCCATCAGGGGCATGGTTACGATTTGGTAAGCCATCGGGTCTAGGGTCCAATGCCATGTTGGGGGATTATTTCAGGTTGGCGCTGATTTGCGCCCTGGGTGCATCGCTGATCGCTGCGGCGATCACGGACCTGCGTTCGCGCATCATTTCCAACCGATTGAACCTTGTCATCGCGGCGCTCGCGCCGCTGTGGTGGGTCGCCTGCGGGCTGGACCTGTGGCCGGGCATGGCCGTGCAATTGCTGGTCGGTGCTGCTGTATTCGTCCTGTTCGCCGCGCTATTTGCCATTGGCATGATGGGCGGCGGCGACGTGAAGCTGCTTGGCGCGCTGGCGCTGTGGTTTCCGTGGCAGGCGGTGGTGTCGCTGATCGTGCTGATGGCGCTGCTGGGCGGCGTGGTCACGCTGGTCACTGTCATCCATCACCGGATGAGCCGACGGCTGGGTCAGCCCGAAATCCCCTATGGCATCGCCATCTCGCTCGCGGCCATGTGGCTGCTTGGCGAACGATATCTTAACCAATTTGCGTAATGAGTAGCTGCACTAAGGCCAATGCTGGAACCAGTGTAGCCGCTTGAGGGAGGCGAATTTCGTCATGGATGCTAAGAAGATCGTGCTGCTGGTGGGGGCGCTTATTATAGCGGTCACTACAGCCTTGCTTGCGCGCAGCATGTTGAGTTCGTCCGGCGCGCCGCAGGTGAACGCTGCGGCGATGCCAGTGGAGGCTGACCAGCCCCATGTGCTGGTCGCGACCAAGGCGTTGCCGGTCGGCACCATCCTCGACGCGGAAAGTTTCCGCTTCCAGCCCTGGCCCAAGGATCTGATCGAACAGGCCTATTATCTCAAGGGTCAGGCTGATCCCCTGAAACTGGCGGGCAGCGTCGTGCGCACCGCCATTTCGGCTGGCCAGCCACTGACGCAGGGTGGCCTGGTAAAGCCGGGCGATCGCGGCTTCCTGGCGGCGGCGCTTGGCGCGGGGATGCGGGCCGTCACCGTCCCTGTCTCGGCACAGAGTTCGGTCGCAGGCTTCGTCTTTCCCGGCGACCGCATCGACCTTGTCCTGACGCAAAGCGTTGCAGGCGGCGGCGAAGGCGAAGCGCTCAAAGTGTCCGAAACCATCCTGCGCAACCTGCGCGTGCTGGCCACCGATCAGCGCATGGATGCGATGGGCGCGGACGGCAAGCCGGAGATTCGCACCTATTCCAACGTCACGATCGAAGTGACGCCCAAGATCGCCGAAAAGATCGCAGTCGCCCAGACCATCGGCTCGCTGTCCATGTCGCTGCGGTCGCTGGCCGACACTGCGTCCGAACTGGATGCGGCGATTGCCGGCACCGACGTAGACCTGCCCGATGGCGCCAGCCCGAACGCGGAAAAGGCGATCATCGCCAAGCTCGCCTCGCGCCCTGTCGATCGCGGCTCCACCTACTCCACCGGCGCCGACGTCTCGCGCTACCAGCGCAGCTCCGTCCCCGCCAAGGCAGACGCACAGAGCGCACCGATGATGGCCGCCACCGGCGCGCAGATCACAGCGCCGGTCGCTTTCAAAGGCCCGGTGATCCGCGTCGCACGCGGCACCAACGTGACCGAAGTTCCGGTCGGGGGGAAGTAAGATGAACAGGATGCACAAGGTCGCCGGACCTGCAATCGCCATCGGCCTGGCCCTCGCCACTGCCATGGTCCCCGGCACCGCGCTCAACGCGGCTCCCTCCAGCCAGCAGGACAATGCGATCCTGATGTCGGTCGGCGGCAGCCGGGTCATCAACCTGTCGGGCAAGATGTCCGACGTGGTGATCGGCAACCCCGATGTGGTGGACGTCCACGTCCGTTCGCAGAACCAGCTTTACCTGATCGCCAAGAAAGGCGGCGAAAGCACCGTTTTCGCGACCGCCCCCGATGGCAAGGTGCTGTTTTCCGGCAATGTGCGCGTCGGCAACAACCTGACCAGCATCGACGACATGCTGCGCCTCGCCATGCCCGGCGCGAACATCGCGGTGAACAAGATGAACGGCATGGTCCTGCTGACCGGCACGATCCCCGCACCCGAAGACGCTGCCGAAGCCGAACGGCTGACGCAGGCTTTCGTCGGCAAGGAAACGACTGTGGTCAGCCGCCTGCGCACGGCAACCCCCTTGCAGGTCATGCTGCAAGTCAAGATTTCCGAAGTCACCAAGGACATCGGCCACAAGATCGGCACGAATTTCGCCAGCGTCGATGGCCCTCGTTTTGGCGGCAATGTCGGCGGCGGCACCCGGAATTTTGCCGACTATACACGCGGCACCGATGCCGAACCCGGCTACTGGACCTTCAACAACCCTACTGACGGTGGATATAGCTTGGGTGGCGTAGCACGTCTGCTGGGCATGGACGTCGCCGGCGCACTGGACCTGGCCGAATCAAGCGGCCTTGCCACCACATTGGCACAGCCCAACCTGACCGCCTTGTCGGGCGAAACCGCCAGCTTCCTGGCAGGCGGCGAATATCCCTACACGGTCAGCAACGGCACGCAGGGTAACAGCATCGAATTCAAGCAATATGGCGTGCAACTGGCCTTCACGCCCACCGTGCTGGCCGATGGCCGCATTTCGCTGCGCGTCCGCCCGACCGTGTCCAGCCTCGACTTCTCGGTCAATTCCAGCATCCCCGCGCTCAAGAGCCGCACTGCCGAAACCACGGTGGAACTGGGTTCGGGTCAGGCCTTCATGATCGCGGGTCTGCTGAACAATGAAACCAGCAATGGCATCAACAAGGTGCCGGGCATCGGCAACCTGCCGATTTTGGGCAGCCTGTTCAAATCGCGCCAGTTTCAGCGCAACGAAACCGAACTGGTCATCGTCATCACCCCCTATCTGGTAAAGCCGGTGAACGCATCGGACGTGCGCCTGCCGACCGACGGCTATCGTAACGCCAATGTCGGCCAGGGGCTGTTCCTGCAACAGGGCAGCGACGGGATCAGCGGCGCGCAAGGCGCAAAGCCGACCCGCGCACCCGGATCGCCCATGCCCGTGACGCCCGGCCCGCAGGCGTCCGGCGCCCTGCCCGCCGTCGCCAACCGCGACGGGGCGAAGCGTTCGGCCAAATCGGGTGCCGCCGCTCCCGGCTTCAGCTTCTGACGGAAGGACCGACCACATGACCTATCTGTCCCGCAAAATACTGGCCCCGCTGGCCATCCTCGCCCTCCCGCTCGGCGGCTGCGTCACCGACAAGCCCAACCGCAGCGTCGATTCGGTGCATCAGCCCGTCGTCAGCTACGCTGCCTACACGTTCGACGTGCAGACCGGATCGGACGGTACCCTGTCCGTCTATGAAGGCCGTCGGCTCAACGACTGGTTCGCCTCGATCGGCCTTGGCTATGGCGATCAGGTCGCGATCGTATCCGACGCGGGCTATTACAACCCGGCGGTCCGCGAAGGCATCGCCGATGTCGTGGCCCGCCACGGCCTGCTGGTCAGCGACGACGGATCGGCTGCTGCCGGTGCTGCGCCGCAAGGGGCCGTGCGCCTGATCGTGCGCCGTGCCACGGCCAGCGTGCCGGGCTGCCCCGACTGGAGCAGCACGCAGGAAACCGACATGAACCTGGCCACATCCTCCAATTTCGGATGCGCCGCCAACAGCAATCTGGCCGCCATGGTCGCCAATCCCGAAGATCTGGTGCGCGGTCAGGGCAATGATAGCGCGCTGCGCACCGCCACGTCGAACCGCGCCATTTCCACCTATCGGGAAAAGACGCCGACCGGGGCTGGTGAACTGAAACAGATCACCGCCGGCGCCGCAGGAGGGCAATGATATGAACGCACCCTGGAAACCCGGCGCAGGCGGTCCGCGCGATCCGTTCCACGCCTTCGTCTGCGACGACCACAGCTTCGACCTGGTCCGCGCGGTCGCTTCCGAACTCGGCTGGGCGCCCGAAAAGGTGAACAAGGGCGGGATGCGCAATGCGGTCCAGAGCCTGTCGATCACCGCGTCGCCCCAGATCCTGTTCGTGGACATGTCCGAAAGCGGTGATCCGCTCAACGACATCAACAGCCTGGCCGAAGTGTGCGAACCCGGCACCGTCGTCATCGCGGCGGGGCAAGTCAATGACGTGCGCCTCTATCGCGATCTCGTTGCCAGCGGCATTCAGGACTATCTGCTCAAACCCTTTGGCGCGGACCAGTTGCGCGACGCCCTGGCGCAGGCGCAGGCCGTATTCATGGCCCCGCGCGACGCAGCGCCAGAACGCCCGCACATGACCGTTGCCGTCATCGGCACGCGCGGCGGCGTGGGCGCGTCCAGCATCGCCACCTCGCTGGCGTGGATGCTTTCGGAAAAGAAGAAGCGCCCGACCGCGCTGCTCGACCTCGACGTGCATTTCGGCACCAACGCGCTGGCGCTGGATCTGGAACCGGGCCGTGGCCTGACCGACGCGATCGAAAATCCCAGCCGCATCGACGGGCTGTTCATCGAACGCGCGATGGTGCGCGCCAGCGATACGCTGGCCATCCTGTCGGCCGAAGCACCGATCAGCCAGCCGATGATGACCGATGGCGGCGCTTTCTACCAGTTGCTGGAAGAATTCCGCCTCGCCTTCGAATGCAGCGTCATCGACCTGCCGCGCAACATGCTGATCCAGCATCCGCATCTGATGACCGATGCGCATGTCACGCTGATCGTCACCGAATTGACGCTGGCATCGGCACGCGACACCATCCGCCTTCTGTCCTGGCTCAAAAGCAATGCCCCGCAGTCGCGCGTGCTGGTGGTCGCCAACCGCGTCCACCCCGGATCGCCGGAAATCAGCCGCAAGGATTTCGAAACCTCGATCGAGCGCAAGGTCGACATCCTCATTCCGTTCGACCTGCGCATCGCGGCGCAGGCGGCAAAGCTGGGCAAGACACTCGCCGAAACGGCCAAGGGCAGCAAGGTCGGCGCGGCCTGCGCCCTGATGCTGGACCATGTGCTGGGCGCGGCGGTAGCGGCGGCGGAAGACGCGCCAGAGGGCAAGGCCGCTGCGAAAAAGGGCGATTCGCTCCTCGGCAAGATCGACTTCCGCAAGATGATCCCGGCACGGCGCAAGGACAAGGTGGCCGCACTGGACGACTAGGACCGTCGGATACGCAGGCAGGCGACAAGGAACAGGCGACAACAAATGGACGGCAATTTCATCCTGATAACGGTGCTGATGGCGACCCTGCTGGGGCTGGCCGTGGTGGCGTTTGCCGGTCCTTCGCCGGAAAAGGCGCGCAAGCGCCGCGTCGCCATGATCCGTGGCCGCCACAGCGAATCGGCCGAAGCACTGCTGGAAGCGCGGATGCGCAAGGCGATTTCCAATCGCGCCACCGGCATCGAGGCCAAGATGCTGGTGTCGCTGATCCCCAACCCCGAAAATCTGACCAAACGGATCAAGATGACGGGGAAGAAGTGGACGCTCAGCCAGTATATGACGGGCAGCGCGATGCTGTTCCTGGGGATTACCTCCTTGCTGATGCTGCGCGGCTTTCCCTTTCTGATGGCGCTGATGATGGGCCTGGCCGCCGGACTTGGCCTGCCCCACTGGTGGGTCGGCCGCCTAATCAAGAAGCGGATCGGCAAGTTCAACGCCAAATTCCCCGACGCGCTGGAACTGCTGACGCGCGGCCTGCGCTCCGGCCTGCCCATCGCCGAAACGCTGGGCATCGTGTCGAGCGAAATTCCAGGCCCGGTGGGCGAGGAATTCAAGCTCATCACCGAACGGATCAAGATCGGCAAGACGATGGAGCAGGCGCTTCAGGAAACGGCCGATCGCCTCGGCACGCCGGAATTTCAGTTTTTCGTCATAACCCTGTCGATTCAGCGGGAAACCGGCGGCAACCTTGCCGAAACCCTGTCGAACCTGGCCACCGTGCTGCGCCAGCGTGCGCAGATGAAGCTGAAAATCCGCGCCATGTCCTCGGAATCCAAGGCATCGGCCTATATCATCGGCGCGCTGCCCTTCCTCGTGTTCGGCATGATCAGCTACATCAACTTCACTTATATGAGTCCCTTCTACACGCCTGATCCGGCGGGGATTTTCGGACTGTCGCTGATGCAGGTCATTGGCATTGGGGGCTTTTGCTGGATGGGCATCGGTGCCTTCATCATGGCCCAGATGGTCAATTTCGAAATCTGATCGGCAGGGAGAGAAAAAATGGACGCCCCTACCCCCGCCGGCACCTTGTTCGGCATGACCGCAACCGATTTCGGCACGCTGCTGGCCGCGCTGGCGACGCTGGCCATGCTGTTCGCGCTCTACGCCGTCATGACGGTGCGCGACCCCATGGCCAAGCGCGTCAAGGCGCTGAACGACCGGCGTGAACAGTTGAAGGCGGGCATCACCGCATCGACCGCCAAGCGCCGCGCCAAACTGGTCCAGCGCAACCAGACGACGGACCATATGCGGTCCTTCCTCTCCAGCCTGAAAGTGTTGCAGGACGACCAGCTCAAGGACGCGCAGATCCGCCTGGCACAGGCGGGCATCCGGTCGAAGGACATGGCCGTCGCCGTCATCTTCGGTCGCATGATCATGCCGATCGTCATTGGCGGCGCGGCGGCGATCCTGCTGTACGGCGTGGGCATCCAGCCCGAATGGGGTCCGCTCAAGCGCTTTTTCGCCTTCGCTGTCGCGCTGCTGCTGGCCTATAAGGCGCCCGACATCTTCATCGACAACAAGGTGCAGAAACGCGCCGCCGCCATTCGCAAGGGGCTGCCCGACGCACTCGACCTTCTGGTCATCTGCGCCGAAGCGGGCCTGACCGTCGACGCGGCCTTCAACCGCTGCGCCCGCGAACTGGGCAAGGCTTACCCCGAACTGGGTGACGAATTTCAGCTGACCGCCATCGAACTCAGCTTTCTGACCGAACGGCGCATGGCATTCGAAAACCTGGCCACCCGCGTCAAGCTGGACGCGGTCAAGGGCGTGGTCACGACCATGATCCAGACCGAAAAATACGGCACGCCGCTCGCCTCCGCGCTGCGCGTGCTATCGGCCGAATTTCGCCACGAACGCATGATGCGCGCGGAAGAAAAGGCCGCCCGCCTGCCCGCCATCATGACCGTGCCGTTGATCCTGTTCATTCTGCCGACCCTGTTCGTCGTCATTCTGGGTCCGGCCGCCTGTTCGATCAGCACCGCTTTCTAAAGGTTGGAGAGAGGGACGACGCGCTTGCCGTAGCGTCGCCCGGAAAGCCGCCCGCCCCGCCGGAAAAAGGCGGTGGCGGGCGGCTTTTTTCCTGCTTATCCTCCGGCCAAAGAACAGGAGAATGGATCGCATGAAACGCGCTGCCCTCGCTTTGGCTATATTTGCCGCCACCACCGCCCTTCCCGCGCTGGCGGCCCAGCCGGTCACCGGTCGCTGGTCCACTGTGGATGGCAAGGCGATCGTCCACATCGCCCCCTGCGGCAAACAATTGTGTGGCAAGATCGAACGGATCGTAAAGCCAACGCCGGGCCGTCCCCATACCGACATCAACAATGCCGACCCCGCACTGCGCGACCGCCCGCTGGTCGGCCTCGGCCTGCTGACCGGCTTTTCCGAAGCGGGCGACTTGTGGAAGGGGACGATCTACGACCCGGAAAGCGGCAAGAGCTACACGTCCAAAGTCAGCCGCAACGCCAATGGCACGCTCAAGGTGCAGGGCTGCATCGCCTTCTTCTGCAAGACCCAGACCTGGACGCCCCTGCGCTAAAACGCACAACGCCCCGGCCTTGCGACCGGGGCGTTGCCCTATCCCGAAACCCGAAAGATCAGGCCGCCTTGCGCGCCTTGTTCAGCTTCTTCATCAACATGTCGCGTTTCAGCCGCGACAGATGGTCGATGAACAAAACCCCTTCCAGATGATCCATTTCATGCTGAAGGCAAGTGGCCAGCAGCCCGTCAATCTGCTCCTCATGGATGCGGCCATCACGGTCCATCCAGCTGGCACGGACCGACGCCGGGCGCTCCACCTCGGCATATTGCTCCGGCACAGACAGGCACCCTTCATTATAGACTGCCATGTCCTGCGACCCGGACAGGATTTCCGGGTTGATGAACACCATCGGCTTCCTGACTGGCGGCGCATCTTCCTCGTCCGTCTCCGGTTCCTGAAGATCCATCACCAGCACACGCTTGGGAACGCCGACCTGAATCGCGGCCAGGCCGATGCCCGGCGCGTCATACATCGTCTCGAACATATCGTCGATCAGGCGTTGCAGGTCCGCGTCGATCGCCTCGACCGGCGTCGAAATGGTGCGCAGGCGCGGATCGGGCGCCTCAAGGATAGGAAGAATAGCCATATCATCCTAAAATAGACGGAATGCCGCCCCATTTCAAGCTATCGGCTTCACCCCACTGGCCGCCGCGCGCGCAATGCCTGCGCCAGCGTGCCTTCGTCCAGATAGTCCAGTTCCCCGCCCACCGGCACGCCATGGGCCAGTTGGGTCAGGCGGATGGGAAAACGCTCCAGCCGCTCGGCCAGATAATGAGCCGTCGTCTGCCCCTCCAGCGTGGCATTCATCGCCAGCACCACTTCGTCGATCCCGCCCAGTTCCAGCCGGGCGACCAGCGCGTCGATGGTCAGATCCTCCGGCCTTATCCCTTCCAGCGCGGACAATCGCCCGCCCAGCACATGGAAACGGCCGGGGAACAGCCGCGACTTGTCCAGCGCCCACAAGTCCGCCACATCCTCCACCACGCACAGCGCCCGCCCGTCGCGGCGCGGGTCCGCACACACGCCGCACGGGTTGACCGTATCGACATTGCCGCATGTATCGCACGTCACCAGCCGTTCGTTCACCGCCTCCAGCGCGCGCAGCAACGGAGCCATCGCGCCGTCGCGTTTCTTGATGAGGTGCAACACCGCCCGCCGCGCCGAACGCGGCCCAAGACCGGGGAGCCGGGACAGCGCCTGCGTCAGCGCTTCTATCTCTGGGGATGCCATGGAACCGAGATAGGGGGTTGCAAGTCGTCCCGACAAGAGGTTTGAGCAAGCTATGCGTATTATCTACATGGGCACCCCTGATTTCGCCGTCCCCGCGCTCGATGCGCTGGCAAAGGCGGGCCACGCCATCGTCGCGGTCTACAGCCAGCCGCCCCGCCCAGCCGGACGCGGCAAGGCGCTGCGCCCCTCCCCGGTCCATCAGCGCGCGCAGGACATGGGAATAGAGGTCCGCACGCCCGTATCGCTGAAAGACGCCGACGTGCAGGCCGCCTTCGCCGCGCTCGACGCCGATATCGCAGTGGTCGCCGCTTATGGTCTTATTCTGCCGCGCGCGATCCTCGCCATGCCGCGCCATGGCTGCATGAACATCCACGCCTCGCTGCTGCCGCGCTGGCGCGGGGCCGCGCCGATCCAGCGAGCGATCCTCGCGGGCGACAATGTTACCGGCGTCACCATCATGGACATGGAGGCAGGCCTCGACACTGGCCCGATGCGCGCCAAATATGTCACCCCGATCGAGGACAAGACCGCCGGCACCCTGACCGCCGAACTGGCGCAGGCGGGTGCGGACCTGATGGTCGAGGTGCTGGACGACATCGCCCTGCATCCACCGATGGCCCAGCCGGACGAAGGCGTCACCTACGCGGCCAAGATCGACAAGCCCGAAGCGCGGATCGACTTCACCCATAGCGCGCAACAGGTCGAACGGCAGGTCCGCGCCTTCAATCCCGCGCCCGGTGCTTTCTTCGTCTATGGCAGCGAACGCTTCCGCATCCTGTCCGCCCATATCGAACATCATGGCGGGGAAGCAGGTATGCTGCTGGACGACAGCCTGCTGATCGGCTGCGGCCATGACGCGATCCGCCCCACGCTTATCCAGCGCGCGGGCAAGGGCGCAATGACGCCGGGCGAATTGCTCAACGGTTTTGCCATGCCCGCCGGAAGCCATGTGGATGACTGAACGCGCCGGTCGGCCTGTCGCCCGATGACCCGCTACGCCCTGACCGTCGAATTTGACGGCCGCCCCTATATGGGCTGGCAACGCCAGTCCCATGGTCCCAGCGTGCAGCAGGCGATCGAGGACGCGATCCACGCCGTCACTGGCGAACGCACCATCGTTCATGCCGCAGGCCGCACCGACGCTGGCGTCCATGGCCTCGCCATGCGCGCCCATGCCGACATTGCCAAGGACTTGGCCCCCTTCCGCCTGATGGGAGCCATCAACGCAAGGCTGCGCCCGCACCCGGTCGCAATCCTGGCGTGCGATCCCGTCGCCGACGACTGGCACGCCCGCTTTTCCTGTCTTGGTCGCGCCTATGTCTATCGCATCGCCAACCGCCGCGCGCCGCTGACGTTCGAAAAAGGGCTGACATGGCAGGTCATTCAGCCGCTGGACGCCGACGCGATGCACGACGCCGCGCAGCTATTGGTGGGCCTGCACGACTTCACCACCTTCCGCTCCGCCCATTGCCAGTCGCAAAGCCCGGTCAAAACGCTCGACCTTCTTAACGTGGAAAGGGCAGGCGACCGCATCGCCATCCACGCCGCCGCTCGCTCCTTCCTCCACCATCAGGTCCGCTCGATGGTCGGCTGCCTCGCCATGGTCGGCATGGGCCGCTGGACCGCCGACGACCTGCGCGCGGCACTGGAAGCCCGCAACCGCGCCGCCCTCGGCCTCAACGCCCCGTCCGACGGCCTCTATTTCCTGCGCGCCGATTATCCGGGTGATGGGTATGAAAAATAGGGCGCAAACCTATAGCTAAATTGGCACCAGCACCTGTCGCCGATCGCCGCAGAAGCGGCCAACGCTTGGATGCCCGCTATGATTTGCCGCCCCAGCGCCATCGCCAGCCGCCCTCGGTTTTCAAAGCGCAAATAATGATAAGGGCAATCACCGCTGGACCATCAACGACCAACTTTCCCCATCCGGGGAGATTTGCAGCCACGGCAATGATGAGAAAAAATCCCGCAAGAAAA encodes:
- the fmt gene encoding methionyl-tRNA formyltransferase → MRIIYMGTPDFAVPALDALAKAGHAIVAVYSQPPRPAGRGKALRPSPVHQRAQDMGIEVRTPVSLKDADVQAAFAALDADIAVVAAYGLILPRAILAMPRHGCMNIHASLLPRWRGAAPIQRAILAGDNVTGVTIMDMEAGLDTGPMRAKYVTPIEDKTAGTLTAELAQAGADLMVEVLDDIALHPPMAQPDEGVTYAAKIDKPEARIDFTHSAQQVERQVRAFNPAPGAFFVYGSERFRILSAHIEHHGGEAGMLLDDSLLIGCGHDAIRPTLIQRAGKGAMTPGELLNGFAMPAGSHVDD
- the truA gene encoding tRNA pseudouridine(38-40) synthase TruA, translated to MTRYALTVEFDGRPYMGWQRQSHGPSVQQAIEDAIHAVTGERTIVHAAGRTDAGVHGLAMRAHADIAKDLAPFRLMGAINARLRPHPVAILACDPVADDWHARFSCLGRAYVYRIANRRAPLTFEKGLTWQVIQPLDADAMHDAAQLLVGLHDFTTFRSAHCQSQSPVKTLDLLNVERAGDRIAIHAAARSFLHHQVRSMVGCLAMVGMGRWTADDLRAALEARNRAALGLNAPSDGLYFLRADYPGDGYEK